A region from the Acidimicrobiales bacterium genome encodes:
- the uvrA gene encoding excinuclease ABC subunit UvrA has translation MADRLVIQGAREHNLRNVDLELPRDKLIVFTGLSGSGKSSLAFDTIYAEGQRRYVESLSAYARQFLGQMDKPDVDFIEGLSPAISIDQKSASRNPRSTVGTVTEVYDYLRLLFARIGVPHDPETGEELVRQTPQQIVDKILAMEEGTRFQVLAPVVRGRKGTYDTMLQDLATQGYARAIVDGELIELGEEVELELERYETHDVSVVVDRLVLRDGIERRLTDSIETALTLTGGLAEMQIVKKEGKGPDETIVFSQHLSRPSDGKSFEELAPRNFSFNSPYGACTHCDGLGTVFEVDPQLVVPDPEATVAGGAISPWAGGRSRYFSRLVEAICDEYDIPADKPWDELTTKQRDLLLYGKGVKDRIEVRYKNRYGRTRTYQAKYEGVLPYLMRRHDEAESDSARDAIEGYMRQVHCHECGGSRLNPLSMAVTIDGHTIHDLCAMSIADAAKTLGEMVLNDRDSIIAEQVLKEINARLGFLLDVGLDYLSMSRSAATLAGGEAQRIRLASQVGSGLVGVLYVLDEPSIGLHQRDNQRLIETLLRMRDLGNTVLVVEHDEDTMKVADHVVDIGPGAGEHGGDIVHSGTYKQLLKNKKSITGQYLSGKRKIEVPGVRRIGDGNKLIVKGARENNLKNIDAEFPLGMFVCVSGVSGSGKSTLVNDILHRSLMQSIYSSKVPPGLHTRVEGIEHLDKVIAIDQSPIGRTPRSNPATYTGVFDHVRKLFAQTQEAKVRGYLPGRFSFNVKGGRCEACQGDGTIKIEMHFLPDVYVPCEVCKGKRYNRDTLEIDFKGKNIAEVLQLPCADALEFFANQPVISRHMQTLVDVGLGYVRLGQPAPTLSGGEAQRVKLASELAKRSTGHTIYILDEPTTGLHFEDIRKLLGVLGRLVDQGNTVLVIEHNLDVIKTADWLLDLGPEGGSGGGQILVAGTPETVAETPESYTGKFLAPLLDS, from the coding sequence GTGGCCGATCGACTCGTCATCCAGGGCGCCCGCGAACACAACCTCCGCAACGTCGACCTCGAGTTGCCGCGCGACAAGCTCATCGTCTTCACCGGTCTGTCCGGCAGCGGAAAATCGTCACTCGCCTTCGACACGATCTACGCCGAAGGACAGCGTCGCTACGTCGAGTCGCTGAGCGCCTACGCCCGCCAGTTCCTGGGCCAGATGGACAAGCCCGACGTCGACTTCATCGAGGGTCTGTCGCCGGCCATCTCGATCGACCAGAAGAGTGCTTCGCGCAACCCGCGGTCCACCGTCGGCACCGTCACCGAGGTCTACGACTACCTGCGGTTGCTGTTCGCGCGCATCGGTGTGCCCCATGATCCGGAGACGGGCGAGGAACTCGTCCGCCAGACCCCGCAGCAGATCGTCGACAAGATCCTCGCCATGGAGGAGGGCACACGTTTCCAGGTGCTCGCACCGGTCGTGAGGGGCCGCAAGGGCACCTACGACACGATGCTCCAGGATCTCGCCACCCAGGGCTATGCCCGCGCCATCGTCGACGGCGAACTGATCGAGCTGGGCGAAGAGGTCGAACTCGAGCTCGAACGCTACGAAACCCACGACGTGTCGGTCGTGGTCGACCGGCTGGTGCTGCGCGACGGAATCGAGCGTCGCCTGACCGACTCGATCGAGACGGCGCTCACGCTCACGGGCGGCCTCGCCGAGATGCAGATCGTGAAGAAGGAGGGCAAGGGCCCCGACGAGACGATCGTCTTCAGCCAGCATCTCTCCCGGCCCTCCGACGGGAAGTCGTTCGAGGAGCTCGCCCCCCGCAACTTCTCGTTCAACTCGCCCTACGGCGCGTGCACCCACTGCGACGGTCTCGGCACGGTGTTCGAGGTCGATCCGCAGCTCGTCGTGCCCGATCCCGAGGCGACGGTCGCCGGCGGCGCGATCAGCCCGTGGGCCGGTGGCCGGAGTCGCTACTTCTCGCGACTGGTCGAGGCGATCTGCGACGAATACGACATCCCCGCCGACAAGCCGTGGGACGAGCTCACCACGAAGCAGCGCGACCTGCTGCTCTACGGCAAGGGAGTGAAGGACCGCATCGAGGTCCGCTACAAGAACCGCTACGGACGCACTCGCACCTACCAGGCCAAGTACGAGGGTGTCCTGCCGTATCTGATGCGACGCCACGACGAGGCAGAGTCCGACAGCGCCCGCGACGCCATCGAGGGCTACATGCGCCAGGTGCACTGCCACGAGTGCGGCGGCTCCCGGCTCAACCCGCTCTCGATGGCCGTCACGATCGACGGCCACACGATCCACGACCTCTGCGCAATGTCGATCGCCGACGCGGCGAAGACGCTCGGCGAGATGGTGCTGAACGATCGCGATTCCATCATCGCCGAGCAGGTGCTCAAGGAGATCAACGCCCGTCTCGGCTTCCTCCTCGACGTCGGCCTCGACTATCTGAGCATGTCGCGCTCGGCGGCCACGCTCGCCGGCGGCGAAGCCCAACGCATCCGCCTCGCGTCGCAGGTCGGCTCGGGGCTGGTCGGTGTGCTGTACGTGCTCGACGAACCGTCGATCGGGCTCCACCAACGCGACAATCAGCGTTTGATCGAGACGCTGCTTCGCATGCGTGATCTCGGCAACACCGTGCTCGTGGTCGAGCACGACGAAGACACGATGAAGGTGGCCGACCATGTGGTCGACATCGGTCCCGGCGCCGGCGAGCACGGTGGCGACATCGTGCACTCGGGCACCTACAAGCAGCTCCTCAAGAACAAGAAGTCGATCACCGGCCAGTACCTCTCAGGCAAGCGCAAGATCGAGGTGCCGGGCGTTCGGCGGATCGGCGACGGCAACAAGCTGATCGTGAAGGGTGCCCGGGAGAACAACCTGAAGAACATCGACGCCGAGTTCCCCCTCGGCATGTTCGTGTGTGTCAGTGGCGTGTCGGGATCGGGCAAGTCCACCCTGGTCAACGACATCCTCCACCGCTCCCTGATGCAGAGCATCTACTCCTCCAAGGTGCCGCCCGGGCTCCACACCCGGGTCGAGGGCATCGAACACCTCGACAAGGTGATCGCCATCGACCAGTCGCCGATCGGTCGCACACCGCGCTCGAACCCGGCCACCTACACCGGCGTGTTCGACCACGTCCGCAAGCTCTTCGCCCAGACGCAGGAAGCAAAGGTCCGCGGCTACCTGCCCGGTCGCTTCTCGTTCAACGTGAAAGGCGGCCGCTGCGAGGCGTGTCAGGGCGACGGCACCATCAAGATCGAGATGCACTTCCTCCCCGATGTCTACGTCCCGTGTGAGGTCTGCAAGGGCAAGCGTTACAACCGCGACACCCTCGAGATCGACTTCAAGGGCAAGAACATCGCCGAGGTTCTCCAGTTGCCTTGCGCCGATGCCCTCGAGTTCTTCGCCAACCAGCCGGTGATCTCACGCCACATGCAGACCCTCGTCGACGTCGGACTCGGCTACGTCCGCCTCGGTCAGCCCGCCCCCACGCTCTCGGGCGGCGAAGCGCAGCGAGTGAAGCTGGCGAGCGAGCTGGCCAAACGGTCCACCGGCCACACGATCTACATCCTCGACGAGCCGACCACCGGGCTTCATTTCGAGGACATCCGCAAGCTGCTGGGCGTGCTCGGTCGCCTCGTCGACCAGGGCAACACGGTGCTGGTCATCGAGCACAATCTCGACGTGATCAAGACCGCCGACTGGCTGCTCGATCTGGGGCCCGAAGGTGGCTCCGGTGGCGGACAGATCCTCGTCGCCGGCACGCCGGAAACGGTCGCAGAGACGCCGGAGAGCTACACCGGCAAGTTCCTCGCTCCGCTGCTCGATTCGTAG
- a CDS encoding sugar transferase: protein MLTRRFAFLVTYGGIAAVVLGLSKAHATWVADPSYDFSRSFRLPWAVVFVGFLSAAAYSVGLPDVPRKLRQIVAASMTAVGFAIAAVSASQLVVGSALMPRFVIVASAAALVPWFTMSALLASRGHKRARQLDRAVVIGAQEDSTSLVHELDEYSERPGRVVAVLHPDEAMPSAADRFPVRTAVESLEATVVVLDRDAQSSQAIVDQVALLHERGIRVRTLSLFYEQWLGKLPIGELERVSLMFDIGEIHRLRYGRLKRLLDLSVAVMLLPALAVAVPFVMAGNLIANRGPLFYHQDRVGKSGAVFRIHKFRTMSGSDAPAVPSEWTDVDDDRVTGFGALLRASHLDELPQIVNILRGDLSLVGPRPEQPHYVEQLAAKLPYYELRHLVQPGLTGWAQVKFRYARSEADALEKLQYEFYYLRRQALAVDLRILVRTLRTIVPMGGH from the coding sequence GTGCTGACGCGCCGTTTCGCCTTTCTCGTCACCTACGGCGGTATCGCCGCAGTGGTTCTCGGCCTGTCGAAGGCCCACGCCACGTGGGTCGCCGACCCGTCCTACGACTTCAGCCGTAGCTTTCGGCTTCCGTGGGCCGTGGTGTTCGTCGGCTTCCTGTCCGCCGCGGCCTACTCGGTCGGCCTGCCCGACGTGCCCCGCAAGCTCCGCCAGATCGTCGCCGCATCGATGACGGCGGTCGGATTCGCCATCGCCGCGGTTTCCGCGTCCCAGCTCGTCGTGGGCAGTGCGCTGATGCCGCGCTTCGTGATCGTCGCCTCGGCGGCCGCCCTGGTGCCCTGGTTCACGATGAGTGCGCTGCTCGCGTCGCGCGGCCATAAGCGGGCCCGTCAGCTGGACCGTGCCGTCGTGATCGGCGCCCAAGAGGACAGCACCTCACTCGTGCACGAACTGGACGAATACTCCGAGCGCCCCGGCCGGGTGGTCGCGGTGCTGCATCCCGACGAGGCGATGCCGTCGGCCGCCGACCGGTTCCCGGTGCGCACCGCCGTCGAGTCACTGGAAGCCACGGTGGTGGTGCTCGATCGTGACGCCCAATCCAGCCAGGCGATCGTGGACCAGGTCGCCCTCCTGCACGAGCGGGGGATTCGGGTCCGCACGCTTTCGCTGTTCTACGAGCAGTGGCTCGGCAAGCTGCCGATCGGTGAGCTCGAACGGGTGTCGCTCATGTTCGACATCGGCGAGATCCACCGCCTCCGCTACGGCCGGCTGAAGCGACTGCTCGACCTGTCCGTGGCGGTCATGCTGCTGCCGGCCCTTGCCGTCGCCGTGCCGTTCGTGATGGCCGGGAACCTCATCGCCAACCGGGGCCCGCTCTTCTACCACCAGGACCGAGTCGGCAAGAGCGGTGCGGTCTTTCGGATCCACAAGTTCCGGACGATGAGCGGGTCCGACGCGCCGGCGGTGCCCTCGGAGTGGACCGACGTCGACGACGACCGTGTCACCGGTTTCGGCGCGCTGCTGCGGGCCAGTCACCTCGACGAACTGCCGCAGATCGTCAACATCCTGCGCGGCGACCTCTCGCTGGTCGGCCCCCGCCCCGAGCAGCCGCACTATGTCGAACAGCTCGCCGCGAAGCTGCCCTACTACGAGCTTCGTCACCTCGTGCAGCCCGGTCTCACCGGCTGGGCCCAGGTGAAGTTCCGCTACGCCCGCTCCGAGGCCGACGCCCTCGAGAAGCTCCAGTACGAGTTCTACTACCTGAGGCGACAGGCGCTGGCCGTCGACCTCCGGATCCTCGTTCGCACACTGCGGACGATCGTCCCGATGGGAGGCCACTGA
- a CDS encoding glycosyltransferase family 2 protein, producing the protein MAVTDHVRRAEVTPPRESRPAEPIVTIALPMLNESRYIMACLDSFAAQDYPLELLDVMVIDGGSDDGCRLVVQAYADVNPWVRIVDNPEGTASAAFNLGMNEARGEVVCLFSSHGVADPSYVSRSVAALHRSGAAGVGGSYRHEGLDAASNAIGQAMVSRVGMASPHRFADEARDVDTISHPMYWRDAMLAVGGFDTALLRNSDYEFNYRMRAAGHRLHFDPEIGSVYRPRPNLNSLFRQFWYYGKWKAMVAEQHPASLRPRHLVAPAAAAGAAVTPLLLLNRRTRLLAAAGWGTYGAVIAFGVAAVDRKERDVSLPTLAAAFPVMHMAWGAGFIKSVISRVLGGSTR; encoded by the coding sequence ATGGCTGTCACCGACCATGTCCGACGCGCCGAGGTCACGCCGCCCCGCGAGTCCCGTCCGGCGGAGCCGATCGTCACGATCGCGCTCCCGATGCTGAACGAGAGCCGCTACATCATGGCGTGTCTCGACAGCTTCGCCGCGCAGGACTATCCCCTCGAACTGCTCGACGTGATGGTCATCGACGGGGGCTCCGACGACGGCTGCCGACTCGTCGTGCAGGCCTACGCCGACGTCAACCCCTGGGTCCGGATCGTCGACAATCCCGAGGGCACGGCCTCGGCCGCCTTCAATCTCGGCATGAACGAGGCCCGCGGTGAGGTCGTGTGCCTCTTTTCCTCGCACGGCGTCGCCGACCCGAGCTACGTCTCGCGCAGTGTCGCCGCCCTGCACCGCTCGGGCGCGGCCGGTGTGGGCGGCTCGTACCGCCACGAAGGCCTCGATGCGGCGTCGAACGCCATCGGCCAGGCGATGGTGTCACGTGTCGGCATGGCGTCGCCGCACCGTTTCGCCGACGAAGCGCGCGATGTCGACACGATCTCACACCCCATGTACTGGCGCGACGCCATGCTCGCCGTCGGTGGGTTCGACACCGCGCTGTTGCGCAACTCGGACTACGAATTCAACTATCGGATGCGGGCCGCCGGGCACCGTCTGCACTTCGACCCGGAGATCGGCTCGGTCTACCGACCCCGGCCGAACCTGAACAGCCTGTTCCGCCAGTTCTGGTACTACGGCAAGTGGAAGGCGATGGTGGCCGAGCAGCACCCGGCGTCACTGCGACCACGTCACCTGGTCGCGCCGGCGGCTGCGGCGGGCGCCGCGGTCACGCCGTTGTTGCTGCTGAATCGACGCACGCGACTGCTCGCCGCCGCCGGCTGGGGCACATATGGCGCAGTGATTGCCTTTGGAGTCGCCGCCGTCGACCGAAAGGAACGGGACGTGTCGCTACCGACACTGGCCGCTGCCTTTCCCGTCATGCACATGGCGTGGGGCGCCGGCTTCATCAAGAGCGTGATTTCACGGGTCCTGGGAGGGAGCACGAGATGA
- a CDS encoding Gfo/Idh/MocA family oxidoreductase, translating to MSIGIAVVGYGYWGVNLARNVASAPTTELVGVVDPGSDRRDLAHVNHSGITSWDSIHDALDDERVQAIVLATPASTHVDLALAALERGRDILVEKPLAETSADAEKLCNVAADNGLILMVGHTFLYSPTVLRLKELVDQGDLGAIQYLYSQRLSLGRIRRDCNALWNFAPHDVSIMLHLLDEPVVEVTAKGFSFIEPGIDDVCFASLTFESGIGANLHVSWIDPRKTRLTTVVGDEKMAIYNDVSVDQPLWLVDSGVAKDRDLGEYESMSDFQWRTRSGDILIPRIEMSEPLKNELTAFGEACATRTPPRTDGRHGLDVVRVLETIDRSAQANGRPMEVPQ from the coding sequence ATGAGCATCGGCATCGCTGTCGTCGGCTACGGCTACTGGGGGGTCAACCTCGCTCGCAACGTCGCGAGTGCTCCCACCACGGAACTGGTGGGTGTCGTCGACCCGGGCAGCGATCGTCGTGATCTCGCGCATGTCAACCATTCGGGCATCACCTCCTGGGACTCGATCCACGACGCCCTCGACGACGAACGGGTGCAGGCCATCGTGCTCGCGACACCGGCGAGCACCCACGTCGACCTTGCCCTCGCCGCCCTCGAACGGGGCCGCGACATCCTGGTCGAGAAGCCGCTGGCCGAAACCAGCGCCGATGCCGAGAAGCTCTGCAACGTCGCCGCCGACAACGGGCTGATCCTCATGGTCGGCCACACGTTCCTCTACTCGCCCACGGTCCTGCGGCTCAAGGAGCTGGTCGATCAGGGCGACCTCGGCGCCATCCAGTACCTGTACTCGCAGCGGCTGAGCCTCGGCCGCATCCGCCGTGACTGCAACGCGCTGTGGAACTTCGCGCCGCACGACGTCTCGATCATGTTGCACCTGCTCGATGAGCCGGTGGTCGAGGTGACCGCCAAGGGCTTCTCGTTCATCGAGCCCGGCATCGACGACGTCTGCTTCGCAAGCCTCACTTTCGAGAGCGGGATCGGTGCCAACCTGCACGTCAGCTGGATCGACCCTCGCAAGACGCGTCTCACCACAGTGGTCGGCGACGAGAAGATGGCGATCTACAACGACGTGTCCGTCGACCAGCCCTTGTGGCTCGTCGACTCCGGCGTGGCCAAGGACCGTGACCTCGGCGAATACGAGAGCATGAGCGACTTCCAGTGGCGAACCCGCTCGGGCGACATCCTGATTCCGCGGATCGAGATGTCCGAGCCGCTCAAGAACGAGCTCACCGCGTTCGGCGAGGCCTGCGCCACCCGTACGCCGCCCCGCACCGATGGCCGGCACGGCCTCGACGTCGTGCGGGTGCTGGAGACGATCGATCGCTCGGCCCAGGCCAACGGTCGCCCGATGGAGGTCCCGCAGTGA
- a CDS encoding DegT/DnrJ/EryC1/StrS family aminotransferase: protein MSTAALTGVVPFQDLGRLHESIVDELNEAIQGVMATSSFVGAASAQSFESAFAAAHGVDHAVGVGSGTDALALALRGLGIGPGDEVIVPSMTFVATAEAVVHVGATPVIVDVDPATLLIDGAAVAAARTARTAAVMPVHLYGHAVPFDLIREWQADGLRVIEDAAQAHLATWRGEGVGTVGDVACFSFYPGKNLGAMGDGGAVATNDESTAQRIAKLRDHGRESKYLHDEIGWCSRLDGMQAAILEVKLRHLPEWTETRRVLAERYRERLGDRLVPWEPGAVHHLLVTRPGASIRDGLQAELSARGIGVGVHYPVALSQQPSVAQYAASPTPNAEAAAADILSLPMDPLMKLTEVELVCDQVVDLW, encoded by the coding sequence GTGAGCACCGCCGCCCTCACCGGTGTCGTCCCCTTCCAGGACCTCGGCCGACTCCACGAATCGATCGTCGACGAACTCAACGAGGCCATACAAGGGGTGATGGCCACGTCGTCCTTCGTGGGCGCCGCCTCGGCCCAGAGCTTCGAGTCGGCCTTCGCCGCGGCCCACGGGGTCGACCACGCGGTCGGCGTCGGCTCGGGCACGGACGCGCTCGCACTGGCGCTGCGCGGCCTGGGCATCGGCCCGGGCGACGAAGTGATCGTGCCGTCCATGACGTTCGTGGCGACCGCCGAGGCGGTGGTCCACGTCGGGGCGACCCCGGTCATCGTCGACGTCGATCCTGCAACCCTGCTGATCGACGGTGCCGCAGTGGCTGCGGCCCGCACCGCTCGGACCGCGGCGGTCATGCCGGTCCATCTCTACGGCCACGCGGTGCCCTTCGACCTCATCCGCGAATGGCAGGCCGACGGCCTGAGAGTGATCGAGGACGCCGCCCAGGCCCACCTCGCCACCTGGCGTGGCGAAGGCGTCGGCACCGTGGGCGATGTCGCCTGCTTCAGCTTCTATCCGGGCAAGAACCTCGGCGCCATGGGCGACGGGGGAGCGGTCGCCACCAACGACGAGTCGACTGCGCAGCGCATCGCCAAGCTGCGCGACCACGGCCGCGAGTCCAAGTACCTGCACGACGAGATCGGCTGGTGTTCACGCCTCGACGGGATGCAGGCCGCGATCCTCGAGGTCAAGCTCCGCCATCTGCCGGAGTGGACCGAGACCCGACGCGTGCTCGCGGAGCGCTACCGGGAACGCCTCGGCGATCGCCTGGTGCCATGGGAACCCGGCGCCGTCCACCACCTGCTCGTGACCCGACCCGGCGCGTCCATCCGCGACGGGCTCCAGGCCGAGCTGAGCGCGCGGGGGATCGGCGTCGGAGTCCACTATCCGGTGGCCCTCAGCCAGCAGCCCTCGGTGGCGCAGTACGCCGCATCGCCGACGCCGAACGCCGAGGCCGCGGCGGCCGACATCCTGTCGTTGCCGATGGACCCCCTGATGAAGCTCACCGAAGTGGAGCTCGTTTGTGACCAGGTCGTCGACTTGTGGTGA
- a CDS encoding acyltransferase, with amino-acid sequence MTALGLQRGLAPLGGDARAFVHESSYVDDGAVVGDGTRIWHFSHVLRDARIGHDCNIGQNVMIGAEVVVGDRCKIQNNVSVYENVTLEDGVFCGPSCVFTNVINPRAEIERKNELRPTRVGRGASIGANATIVCGNDIGEYAFVAAGAVVTADVPAHALVVGLPGRRVGWVSRAGHVLGDDLICPETGDLHVLAAHGGLEVVA; translated from the coding sequence GTGACCGCCCTCGGGCTCCAGCGCGGACTCGCGCCGCTCGGGGGTGACGCCCGTGCGTTCGTGCACGAGTCGTCCTACGTCGACGACGGTGCCGTTGTCGGCGACGGCACGCGGATCTGGCACTTCTCCCACGTCCTCCGGGATGCCCGCATCGGCCACGACTGCAACATCGGCCAGAACGTGATGATCGGCGCTGAAGTGGTGGTCGGCGACCGCTGCAAGATCCAGAACAACGTCAGCGTCTACGAGAACGTCACGCTCGAGGACGGCGTGTTCTGCGGCCCCAGCTGTGTGTTCACCAACGTGATCAACCCGCGAGCCGAGATCGAACGCAAGAACGAACTCCGCCCCACCCGCGTCGGGCGGGGTGCCTCCATCGGAGCCAACGCCACCATCGTGTGCGGCAACGACATCGGCGAGTACGCGTTCGTCGCTGCCGGCGCGGTGGTCACGGCCGATGTGCCCGCTCACGCGCTCGTCGTCGGCCTCCCCGGGCGCCGCGTCGGCTGGGTAAGCCGGGCCGGCCACGTGCTCGGCGACGATCTGATCTGCCCCGAAACCGGTGACCTTCACGTCCTCGCCGCGCACGGCGGCCTCGAGGTCGTCGCGTGA